The following coding sequences are from one Paracoccus alcaliphilus window:
- a CDS encoding leucyl aminopeptidase family protein, producing MTPEFAPPSDKALPIWPVAQGAPIPAQANAGTWPAATGFTGRRGEICLLPDAQGGLAGALFGLGDPAQATRERLGFARAAALPEGDWYLAAPVPDPDQAALGWLLGQYRFTRYKTAPAPKARLVCPEGADAARIQAIAAGEYLTRDLINTPASDMGPDQLEAAARDLAQAVGAEITVTSGEDLLAANFPMIHAVGRAAQQAPRLIDIRLGTEGPALTIIGKGVCFDTGGLDIKPPSSMGLMKKDMGGAATALGLLKMLAGTGAAQGRRIRLLIPAVENAIAGNAFRPGDVLTSRKGLTVEVNNTDAEGRLVLADALALAAEENPDLMISLATLTGAARVALGPDLPPFYCDDDRTAQALSDSAMAVADPLWRMPFWDPYEAMIEPAIADLDNAPPGGMAGSITAALFLRRFTEGAGRYVHLDIYGWQPVAAPGRPKGGVGQGARAILHALPRILP from the coding sequence ATGACCCCGGAATTCGCCCCCCCATCGGACAAGGCGCTGCCGATCTGGCCGGTGGCGCAAGGCGCGCCGATCCCCGCACAGGCCAATGCCGGCACCTGGCCCGCCGCCACCGGTTTTACCGGCCGCCGCGGCGAGATCTGCCTGCTGCCCGATGCGCAGGGCGGGCTGGCGGGGGCGCTGTTCGGTCTGGGCGATCCGGCGCAGGCGACCCGCGAACGGCTGGGCTTTGCCCGCGCGGCGGCGCTGCCCGAAGGCGACTGGTATCTGGCGGCGCCGGTCCCCGATCCGGATCAGGCCGCGCTTGGCTGGCTGTTGGGGCAATACCGCTTTACCCGCTATAAGACCGCACCTGCGCCAAAGGCCCGGCTGGTCTGTCCCGAAGGCGCCGATGCCGCCCGCATTCAGGCCATCGCGGCGGGCGAATACCTGACCCGCGACCTGATCAACACCCCCGCCAGCGACATGGGCCCGGATCAGCTGGAGGCCGCCGCCCGCGATCTGGCGCAAGCGGTCGGGGCCGAAATCACCGTCACCTCGGGCGAGGATCTGCTGGCGGCGAATTTCCCGATGATCCACGCGGTTGGTCGTGCGGCCCAGCAGGCGCCCAGGCTGATCGACATCCGTCTGGGAACCGAGGGCCCGGCGCTGACCATCATCGGCAAGGGCGTCTGCTTCGACACCGGCGGGCTGGACATCAAGCCGCCGTCCTCGATGGGCCTGATGAAAAAGGACATGGGCGGGGCGGCAACCGCGCTGGGTCTGCTGAAGATGCTGGCGGGCACCGGCGCGGCGCAGGGGCGGCGCATCCGGCTGCTGATCCCGGCAGTGGAAAACGCCATTGCGGGCAATGCCTTCCGCCCCGGCGATGTGCTGACCAGCCGCAAGGGCCTGACGGTCGAGGTCAACAATACCGATGCCGAAGGACGTCTGGTTCTGGCCGATGCGCTGGCACTGGCGGCTGAGGAAAACCCGGATCTGATGATCTCTCTGGCGACGCTGACCGGGGCGGCGCGGGTGGCGCTGGGTCCCGATCTGCCGCCGTTCTATTGCGACGATGATCGCACCGCACAGGCACTGTCCGACAGCGCGATGGCGGTTGCCGATCCGCTGTGGCGCATGCCCTTCTGGGACCCGTATGAGGCGATGATCGAACCCGCCATCGCCGATCTGGACAATGCCCCCCCGGGCGGGATGGCGGGCTCGATCACCGCCGCGCTGTTCCTGCGCCGCTTTACCGAAGGGGCCGGGCGCTATGTGCATCTGGACATCTATGGCTGGCAGCCCGTCGCCGCGCCGGGCCGGCCGAAAGGCGGCGTCGGTCAGGGCGCCCGCGCCATCCTGCATGCGCTGCCGCGGATCCTGCCATGA